From Geotalea uraniireducens Rf4:
CTTGAGAAACAACTCTTTCAGTTTCAGGTTGTAGGCCTGGATGCGCATCCTGTCATCGACGACCAGTATGCCGACCCCGGCAATGGTCAGAATCGCCTGGATTTCGTCGCGGGTCACCTGCAGCTTTTCATTGGTCTCGTTGAGATGCTCCAGCACCTGGGTAAAGGAATCCGCGATAATGCCGATAGGGTCGAGTTCCAGGAGCGTCTTCTCATCCAGCTCTTCGTGCCGGAGCGGCAATGTTCCCATCACCAGCAACAGCTGGTTGACCTTGCTCCGCACGTAGTTGATTGCAGTCCTTTCCCTTTGGCGCAATGATTCATTTTCCGCGGATAGCCGGCTGAGTTCACTGAGACCGGTAAAGTCGTTGAGCAGATGTTTAACTTTTTCAATTAGTTTCATGCACCACGCCCAGTAGCGTCACTTGTCGCTCTCCACGACGATCCGGTAATAATCCGCTTCTTTAGTAACGCTTGCCTCATATCCCATATTGACGGCAGAGTCGGGTATGGTGATGGTCGAATCCCTGTTGTCGGTCTTGAATACCAGCTTTACGCTCCTGCTTTTCAGTTCTTGCCGGTGGCCGTTCATCTCTTTCAGGGCACGCAGTAATGTTGACGGGCATATCTGTCCACGCAGGTCGAGCTCGATCACCCTTTGATTGTCATCACTCATGGTCATCATTTCCTTATGTACGTTTTACGCAATTTCCCGCCAAGGATACCCGCAAACCGATCAGCACCTGACAACCCATTTCACCAGTATCCGGCTCCCCAGCCATGCTCCGGCGAAGAGTCCCGACAAAAACAACACGCTCTGTCCCGCGAGAATCGGCAGCCCCCCCAAGAGGTGCCATATATTACAGGCAGGCGCCATGCGGGACGCCATTCCCATGATTGTCCCTCCGGCAAAAGCGGAAAGGCATTGCCTGACCGGAATCCTGAAATAGATCTTGAATTCTCCGAGCAGGAGAGCGGATAACGTCCCTCCGGCTACGATGCCTGATACCAGCGGGAATTGGACTGCCGCAATAGCGTCAAAGCGCCAACCAGGGCCACCGACCAGATGAGTATTGCCTACGGGGCTGATATAGTCAAGGGGGATCGCCTGAAAATAGGCTAATCCGGCCGTATGCGCCGGGAAGAAGGCGTTTTCAAGATACGCGCCCATCTTTGCATACGCCGTGGTTATCCCTAACGGCATGCCGATGATGAGCGCAGAACAGAGACCGATCAGGGCAAGAAGCAGGGCGGCTTTCCACGGCTGCAGATATCCCTCGGCGCGGGAGCGACGCGCCCATTTACCCTCCCTGAACCATCTATGGAAAAGAAAAAGGGCCACGGCCAGGACTGCCACTATAACCGACGCCGGATCAATACCCATTATCTGAGGTATTGTGACTTTGCCCTTGAAGATGGTGGTCGCCCGGGCAAACTCCCCCCACCAGGGATGAATTTCCGCGTAGACGGTACTGCCGGCTATGAGACCGGCAAAGGCGATGGCGCTCAGCAGGCTGCCGGCCCCCATTTTGTAGAGGATCCCGGCCACGCAGCCACCGGCCAGCACCATGCCGATACCAAAGATCAGCCCGCCGACAAGATTGGCCAGAGACGGGGAGCCAAAAAGCGGGAATGGGTAGAGCAAAAGCCCCGTTTGCCGTGCCGCTTCGAAAAGCGCCATGCTGGCGATGACCGCCAACGCCAGGATGCGTAACATGGAGTTTTGTCTGAAAAGGAAAAGGTCGCGAAACATTCCCGCCATGCAGAAATCGGAACGGTGCATGATGAAGCCCGTCGCCAAGCCGAAAAGGAGAGAAAGGCTTATGATGAGAGGAAAGGCGCTGTTATCCAATAATACCGCCGAATATTATGATTTTTCCTTTAAACACCGGTGAGGACCTGAACAAGTTCGTCCGGCAACCGTTTTGCCTTCATCTCGGGGCCGACACAGACCAACGTCACCTTGCCGGCAACGAGAAGCTTTCCGTCAACCGCCCGGACCACCTGCTGACCGAGAATAAAAGAGGTCTTCCCCACTTCCAGCACTTCGGTTTCGATCCGTAGCAGGTCGTCATGTCTGGCCGGGGCACGAAAGTCGACTTCTACCCTGACCACCGGGAAGATGCAGCCGCGCTCATGGAGTTCCAGTACCGACAGGCCCCGTTCGCGCATAAACTCGGTCCGCGCCCGCTCAAAGTAACGGAGGTAGTTGGCATGGTAGACCACCCCTCCCGCATCGGTATCCTCATAGTAGATTCGTATTTCCAAGGGCTCCTCCGGTTGCCGGCTCTGCGGCAACGAGCTTTCCGTCAGTTTTCACCGGCGACGAAAATCCGGTCGTACACCTGGCGCACGGCAAAGGTTACCTGTTCGTAATCCCGCATCAGGGCCTCCCCGGGATTTTTCAGCTTCGGGTCGTAGCCCAGGCGGCGGGCCAGCTTGTTCAGGTATTTCATCGGCCCGCCAAGGTCGTTTATGGAATAATCGTGGATGATGCGCAGCCGGTTTTCCAGGCGGCGGAGGAATTTGTAGCCGTTCTGGAGGGCGGAGAAATCGGCGTCTGCCAGGAGGCGGCTCGCCTTCATCGCCTTAAGCGCCATCAGGGTGTTGGTGCTGCGGATTTCCGGGAATTCCTTGCCTTGCTTGAGCTGGAGGAACTGGACAATGAATTCTATGTCAACGATCCCGCCGCGGCCGGTCTTGATGTTGTAGTTCCCCTCCGACTCTTTTGCCAGTTCGGTCTCCATCCGCATCCGCAGCCGGTGGATCTCTTTTCGCACCGCATCATCGGCGCTTCTGCCGTAAACCGTATGGCGGACGATCTCCTCGATCCCCCCCTTGAGCGGTTCGTCTCCCAAAGCCACCCGGGCGCGGGTCAAGGCCTGGCGCTCCCAGATCTGGGCCTCTTCCCGGTGATAGTTCCTGAACGACTCCAGGGAGGTGACAAGCGGCCCGGCATTGCCCGACGGGCGGAGGCGGGTATCGATCTTGTACACATACCCCTCGCGGGTCTGGGTTGTGAGTATCAGAATGATCTTCTGCGCCAGCTTGGCAAAATATTCGTGGTTTGTGATCTGCTTTTCGCCGTCCGTGTACCCCTGGTAGTCGTAGATGTAGATGATGTCCAGGTCGGAATGGTAATTGAGCTCGTTTCCCCCCAGCTTGCCCATGGCAAGGATGGCGAAACGGGCCTCTTTCACCGCGCCTTCTTCATCGCGGTACGTCGGCCTGCCGAAACGGCTGAGTTCCGACTTGCCCATCCGGCAGGCTGCCGCCAGGCAAACCTCGGCCAAGTGGGTGAGCTGCATGGCTATCTCGGTCTGCCCTACCTTGCCGTAGATGTCGTTCATGCCGATACGGAGGAACTCCTCATGGCGGAAGCGGCGCAGGGCGTCAAGCTTCTCCTCGAAATCATCCGCCTGCTCCAGCAAAACAGCCAGTTCTCTTTCCATCACATCTCGTTCCTTGAGGAATGAAGCATAGGCGCGGGAGACCATGCTGTCGAGAAGCTCGGGATGGCTGACGAAGATTTTCGACAGGAACTCCGACATGCCGAACAGGGAAACCATGAGTTTGAGTATCTCGCGGTTTTCTGCGAGCAGGGCGTAGAACGTGGAGCGGGAACCGACCGCGCAGAGAAAGCGCTCCAGGTTGGTGAGGGCCATGTCCGGGTCAGGGGAGGCGAATATCTCCTGCAAGAGGAGGGGGGCGATGTTTTCCAGGATGCGCCGGGCTCGTTCGGTGAGATGGGCTCGCGGCGGACCATCGCGCAGCAGCAGCAGGTTTTCGTACGCAGCATCGACATTTTCAAAGCGGCGCTCGGCGAGCATGTCTTTGATCAGATCGGGGGCTGCCTTGCGGTCGAAAAAGTAGTAAACCTCCGGCTGGAGCTCTTCCTTAAGTCGTTCGTCGCGGGAGAGGAACAGCGCGCCGTAGATGGAGGAAACCCTTTGACGGTGGGCTTCCAGCGTCTCCGTAAATTTCGCCGGGCCATTGGGGCGGAGATAGCCGCAACGGCGGGCCAATGCCCGCAGTTCGTCTTCCTTGCGCGGCAGGCTGTGGCTCTGCCGCTCCTGGACCACCTGGATCCGATGCTCGACAAAGCGGAGGAAGCGGTATGCATCGCTGAGGGCCGCGCAGTCATCTGCCGGGATAATGCGGGCGTCGCGCAACGCGATCAGCGCGAGCAACGAATTTTTCACCCGTAAGGCCGGGTTCTTCCCGGCATAGACGAGCTGTAACGCCTGGATGAAGAACTCGATTTCGCGAATCCCCCCCCGCCCGAGCTTGATGTTGTATTCCCCTTCCTGCGACCTGGCCAGAGAAGCATCTATCTTCTTCTTCATCCCCATGATGTCTTCGATCAGGTTGTAATCCAGATACTTGCGATAGACAAACGGCTCGATGACACGGAGGAACTGCTCGCCGAGCTCCAGCGAGCCTGCCACCGGACGCGCCTTCAGCATGGCCGACCGCTCCCACGACTGCCCCCACGATTCGTAATAGATCTCGGCGGAACGGATGGAAGTAGCCACGTCACCGCTCTTCCCCTCCGGCCGCAATCCCAGATCGACACGGAAGACGAAGCCGTCGTCGGTCACTTGGGAGATCGCCTTACCGATCATCTCCGCCAATTTGACGAAGAAGGCGTGGAGCGAGATCTTGCCCCGTACCCATCCCTGGCCGTCATCGATACCGCTCGTTTCTCCCTGGTCGGAGGAATAGAAGTAGATGATGTCGATGTCCGAGGAAAAATTGAGCTCCCGTCCGCCCAGTTTCCCCATGCCGATAACGACCAGATCGGCTTCCCGCTCTCCGGAAGGGGTTTGCATCAGGGGAATGCCATGCTCCCCCACCAGTTGCCGGCGCGCCACCTCGTAAGCAACCTGGAGCGTTGCCGCCGCAAGTCCCGAGAGTTCGGCCGTCACCTCTTCCAGCGCGGCTAAGCCATTCAGGTCGCGGGCCGCAATGCGCAGGATTTCCACAAATTTGAAGCGGCGGAGAAACGGCAGGATCGCCTGGTAATCGGCATCCGGGGCGAGCTGGCTACGGAGGAGGGCAAGGGTTTCCGCCTCGCTCCGTCCGACGTCGATCTGTCGGCGGGTGAAGAGCTCCCGGAAATACAGGGGGTCACGGCAAATGATGTTAGTGAGAAACGGCGAAGAACCGCAGATGTTGATCAGCCTGGCGAGCATCGCCTTCTTGCCGCATGCGGCGAGCAATTCTTCGCGCGGAACGACGGATCCGATCCTCTCCAGGTTGTTGAGGGCCATGTCCGGCAGGGGGGTTGCCAGGGCGGCCAGGGCGATGGCGCGGAGGCTTTCGGGGGGGAATATGTAGGCGAGCAGGCGCAGATTGGCGGCGGAGCGAGGACCGTAGCCGAACCCTCTCGATTCGAGGCATGATATGAGCTGGCGGTCCCCGTTTTCCGGGTCTAAGGCAAGGGCAGCCTGGAGTTCCTCGGCAAACTCCGCATTGCGGTTCATCGGCCCACCAGAGCCCTGAGTTCCTTCTCGTAATCGCCCCGCACCACCCCTTTTTCGGTGATGATGCCGGCAATGTAACGGGCAGGAGTGACGTCGAAGGCCGGATTGCGCACTTTCACCCCTTCGGGGGCGACGGGCAATCCCTGGAGATGGGTGACTTCCCGTGAATGGCGCTCCTCGATGGGGATATCTTCACCGCTCTTAAGGGACAGGTCGAGGGTCGAGACGGGGGCGGCCACGTAGAAGGGGATCTTGTTCTCCTTCGCCAGCACCGCGACGGAATAGGTGCCGATCTTGTTGGCCGTATCGCCGTTGGCGGCGATACGGTCGGCGCCGACGACGCAGACGTCGATCTCCCCTTTTCTCATGAAGTAGCCGGCCATGTTGTCTGAAATAAGGGTGACGGGAATGCCGTCCTTCATCAGTTCCCACGAGGTGAGACGGGCCCCCTGGAGCCAGGGACGAGTCTCGTCGGCAAAGACCTGGATCCGCTTCCCCGCCTCATGGGCGGCACGGATGACGCCGAGGGCGGTGCCATAGCCGGCCGTGGCCAAACCGCCGGCGTTGCAGTGGGTGAGGATGGTCGCCCCCTCCTTGATGAGGGGCGCGCCGTTGCGGCCGATGGCCCGGCAGATCTCCAGATCCTCCTCCTCGATGCGGATCGCCTCCGCCTTGAGGATTTCCCGGATGGAGTTGAGGTCCTTGTCCCGATGGGACTCGGCCACCCGTTTCATCCGCTCGATGGCCCAGAACAGGTTGACCGCCGTGGGGCGGGTGCGGGCCATGACGTTGCAGACGTTGTCCAGCTGGCGGAAGAACGATTCATGGGTGTCGGCGATGATCTCCCGGGCGCCGAGGGCGATCCCCATGGCCGCAGCCACACCGATGGCCGGCGCGCCGCGGATGATCATGCCGCGGATCGCCTCGGCCACGCTCTGGAAGTCCGTGTATTCGTTGTAGACCTCTTCGCCGGGAAGCCGGGTCTGGTCGATCATAACCACCTTGTTGTCGCGCCATTCAATTGTTCTAAAGGACATAATAACCTCTTATAAATCTGCCACAGAGACACAGAGAAAACCTTTGAAATTATTGAACCGCTTTTCGCTTTTTCTCCGTGTCTCTGTGGCAGGTTTTCCTGTTTAGCCGTTGAGTTTCTTCAGCAATATCTCGTTCACCAGCGCCGGGTTCGCCTTCCCCTTGGAGGCCCGCATCACCTGGCCGACGAAGAAGCCGAAGAGCTTGTCCTTGCCGCTCCGGTATTCCTCCACCTGCCCCGCCTCCTTTGCCAACACCTCGTCGATGATCGCCTCTATCGCGCCCGTGTCGGAGACCTGCACCAGCCCCTTTTCTTCTACAATCTTTTCCGGAGCCTTGCCGCTTCGCCACATCTCGTCGAAGACGGTCTTGGCGATCTTGCCGGAGATGGTCCCCTTCTCGATCAGCCGGAGAAGATCGGCCAAAAGCGGCGGCGTCACCGGACAGTCGGCTATGGATCTGTTCTCTTCGTTGAGCGCCCGGGTCACCTCCCCCATCACCCAGTTGGCAACGGGCTTCGGCTGGGGAGAGAGGGCCAGGCAGGCCTCGAAGTAGCCGGCCAGCTCACGGGTCGCGGTCAGCACCTCGGCATCGTAGACAGGAAGTCCCAGTTCGTCCGTGTAGCGCTGCCGCTTGGCATCGGGGAGCTCGGGGAGGGAGAGCCGCGCATCCTCCACCCAGTCGTTGCCGATGACCAGCGGCACCAGGTCCGGATCGGGGAAGTAGCGGTAGTCGTGGGCTTCTTCCTTGCCCCGCATGGAGCGGGTAGACCCTGTGTTCGGATCGAAGAGGCGGGTCTCCTGGACGATCTTTCCCCCCTCCTCGATCACCTCGATCTGCCGCTCGATCTCGTATTCGATCGCCTGCTTGACGAACTTGAAGGAGTTGACGTTCTTGGTTTCAGTGCGGGTGCCGAACTTGTCGGAGCCTGCCGGCATCACCGAAACGTTGGCATCGCAGCGGAAGCTCCCCTCCTCCATGTTGCCGTCGCTGATCCCGAGATAAACGACGATCTGGTGCAGCTTCTTCAGGTAGGCCACCGCTTCGTCAGCGGAGCGCATGTCAGGCTCGGAGACGATCTCCAGAAGCGGCGTGCAGGCCCGGTTCAGGTCGACGCAGGAATCGTCGCCGACGCCGGGGACGTCGGCGTGCACCAGCTTCCCCGCGTCTTCCTCCATGTGGATGCGGGTGATGCCGATCCTTTTCATCCCCCCTTCCACCTCGATATCCAGATGGCCGTCAATGCAGATGGGAAGCTCGAACTGGCTGATCTGGTATCCCTTGGGGAGGTCGGGGTAGAAGTAGTTCTTCCGGGCGAAGACGCTCCGCGGCGCTATCCGGCAGTTGGTGGCAAGACCCGCCCTGATGGCATACTCCACCACCTTCTTGTTGAGGACCGGCAGCGCCCCCGGCATCCCCAGGCAGACCGGGCAGGTCTGGGAGTTAGGCTCTGCGCCGAAGCGGGTCGAGCAGCCGCAAAAAATCTTGCTGTTGGTGAGGAGCTGGACGTGGACCTCCAGCCCGATGACAACCTGATATTTCATAGATTCTCCGATAACGTTTGTAAGGGCGCGGCTGCACCCCCCTCCATGTCTTACAGCGATGCCTTCCGCTCGTGCCAATCCGTGTTCTGCTCAAAGGCATAGGCTGCACGGAGGATGCACTCCTCGCCGAAGGGCCTCCCTACGAGCTGTAGGCCGACGGGAAGGCCGTCCTTGCTGAAGCCGGCCGGTATGGACATGCCGCAAGTCCCAGCCAGGTTGACCGGGATGGTGAAGATGTCGGAGAGGTACATCTGCAAGGGGTCCGCGCTCTTTTCGCCGATCCTGAAGGCCGGGGTCGGCGCGACCGGCGTGAGGATCACGTCCACCTCTTCGAAGGCCCTGCTGAAATCCTGCATGATCAGGGTGCGCACCTTCTGCGCCTTCAGGTAATAGGCGTCGTAGTAGCCGGACGAGAGGGCGTAGGTGCCGAGCATGATCCTTCGCTTCACCTCCTCGCCGAACCCCTCGGAGCGGCTCTTCCTGTACATGTCGATAAGTCCCTGCGCCTCGCTGCTGCGGTGGCCGAAGCGGACCCCGTCGTAGCGGGCCAGGTTGGAGCTGGCCTCGGCGGTGGCGATCAGGTAGTAGGTGGCGACGGCATAGTCGGTATGGGGTAGGGAGATTTCCACAAACTGCGCGCCCAGCCCCTTGTAGGTTTCGATGGCTGCATCCATGGTCTTTTGCACGTCCGGATCGAGCCCGGCGATGAAATACTCCTTGGGGAGGCCGATTTTCAGCCCCTTCACGTCGTTGGAGAGCGCCTTTGAGTAGTCCGGCACCGGCAGGTCGACGCTGGTGGAGTCCTTGGGATCAAAACCGGCCACGGCCCCGAGCATGATGGCGCAGTCGGTCACATCGCGGGTCACCGGCCCCACCTGGTCGAGGGAAGATGCATAGGCGATGACGCCGTAGCGGGAGACCCTGCCGTAGGTCGGCTTCAGCCCGACGCAGCCGCAGTGGGATGCGGGCTGGCGGATGGAGCCGCCGGTGTCGGTGCCCAGCGTTGCAATGGCCTGCCGGGCGGCGATCGCCGCGGCCGATCCGCCCGAGGAGCCGCCGGGAATGCACTCCAGGTTCCAGGGGTTGTGGGTCTTGCCGTAATAGCTCGACTCGGTGGAGGAGCCCATGGCAAACTCGTCCTGGTTCAGCTTGCCCACCAGCACCATCCCCTGCGCCTTCAGCCTGGCGACGCTGGTTGCGTCGTATGGCGGGATGAAATTGTCGAGGATGCGCGAAGCACAGGTGGTGCGCACCCCTTTGGTGAGGAAGATGTCCTTGAGGGCGATGGGGATGCCGGTCAGGAGCTGCATGTCGCCTGCGGCGATCCGCCGGTCCGCCGCCTCGGCATTTTTCAGCGCCTCCTCAGGGGTGACGGTAATGAAGGCGTTAACCCGGGGCTCCACCGCATCGATACGTGCAAGCAGCGCCCTGGTCGCCTCAACGGAGGAGACTTCCTTCTTCTTCAGTTTGTCATGCAGCTCGTGGATGGTCAGTTCAAACAGTTCCATATATACTCCAGAATTGATTCCAAGAAATAAATACCTGAACCGCAAAGTACGCCAAGATCAAGCAAAGAAGGAAAAGGAAGAAAAACAAGTTTTTTGAATTCTTTGCGCCCTTCGCGTTTTAGGCCCTTCCTTTGGGTCTTTAGGCCCTTTGGGTCCTTTGCGGTTCAAAGATTTTCTGTTATTCGATTACCTTCGGTACGCGGAAAAAGCTTTCCGCCCGTTTCGGCGCGTTGCCGAGGGCATTTTCGATGCCAATGGAGGGAGTAACCTCATCGGCACGGAAGGCGTTTTCCATAGGAACGGCATGGGCGGTGGGAACGATGCCGTCGGTATCCAACTCGTTAAGTTTGTCCACATAGGCGAGGATCGCATCCATCTGGCCGGTGAAGGTCTCCGCTTCCTGCTCTGTCAGCTCCAGGCGGGCCAGGAGCGCCACATGTTCGACTTCGGCTTTCGTTATCTTCATGAATTCTCCAAAAGCGGGGTAATGTCTTAAAAAGCAGGTATTTTTAACATGAACCGGGGAAAAAGACAAGCCGGTTCAAGGCCATACGTTCCAGGATGTTATCCGTGCTTTTACGTAGAACTTGGAACATTAAACGTAGAACGGCGGTTATACCCTCTCAAGGCCGGCGAACCGCACCAGGAGTTTCTTCGGTCCGACCGTGTTGAACCAGACGATGACCTTCTGCTCGTTGCCGCTCCCCTCGATCTTGCGGATGGTGCCGACGCCGAACTTGCCGTGGCGCACCTTCATCCCCGGGTAGATTTCACCCTCCGCTTCATCCGGCACCACCCGCACCTCGTCGGCAAACTCCGGCTCCAGTTCCATCTCGAACACCGCGGCCAGGTTGTGCCTTGCAGGTTTTTCCTCAGCCCTCGCTCCTGGTTCCTCGCCCCTGCCTTTGTCAAAACCGAATCCGCTCTGATATCCTTCATCCTCCATATCCAGCAGCGCATGGGGGATGTCAGCCAGGAAGCGGCAGGGAGGGTTATACTGCTCCTGGCCGAAGATGCGGCGACGGCGGGCATTGGTCAGGTAGAGTCGCTCCTGCGCCCGGGTCATCCCCACGTAGCAGAGGCGGCGCTCCTCCTCCATCTGCTCCGGGTCTTCCAGGGAGCGGGCATGGGGAAAGAGCCGCTCTTCCATGCCGATCATGAACACAAGTGGAAATTCCAGCCCCTTGGCCGCATGGAGGGTCATCAGGGTTGCAGATTCCCGCCCCTTTCCCTCCTGCTCCAGGTCGGAGATGAGCGCCACCTGTTCGAGAAACGCCGCCAGGGTTCGCTCCGCGCTGACCCGCTCGAATTCTTCCAATGCGGAGAGCAATTCCTGGAGGTTGGCCAACCGGTCCTGCGCCTCCTCGCTCCGTTCCTCCTGAAGCTTTACCGCATAGCCGGTTTCCAGGATGACCCGGGAAGCGAGATCCTTCAACGACGACGTCTCCACCATGCTTTCAAAGCCTTCCAGTAGTGCGACGAACCCGGCGATCTTTCCCCGCGGCCCCG
This genomic window contains:
- the ybgC gene encoding tol-pal system-associated acyl-CoA thioesterase, producing the protein MEIRIYYEDTDAGGVVYHANYLRYFERARTEFMRERGLSVLELHERGCIFPVVRVEVDFRAPARHDDLLRIETEVLEVGKTSFILGQQVVRAVDGKLLVAGKVTLVCVGPEMKAKRLPDELVQVLTGV
- the gatC gene encoding Asp-tRNA(Asn)/Glu-tRNA(Gln) amidotransferase subunit GatC produces the protein MKITKAEVEHVALLARLELTEQEAETFTGQMDAILAYVDKLNELDTDGIVPTAHAVPMENAFRADEVTPSIGIENALGNAPKRAESFFRVPKVIE
- a CDS encoding YeeE/YedE family protein, with amino-acid sequence MDNSAFPLIISLSLLFGLATGFIMHRSDFCMAGMFRDLFLFRQNSMLRILALAVIASMALFEAARQTGLLLYPFPLFGSPSLANLVGGLIFGIGMVLAGGCVAGILYKMGAGSLLSAIAFAGLIAGSTVYAEIHPWWGEFARATTIFKGKVTIPQIMGIDPASVIVAVLAVALFLFHRWFREGKWARRSRAEGYLQPWKAALLLALIGLCSALIIGMPLGITTAYAKMGAYLENAFFPAHTAGLAYFQAIPLDYISPVGNTHLVGGPGWRFDAIAAVQFPLVSGIVAGGTLSALLLGEFKIYFRIPVRQCLSAFAGGTIMGMASRMAPACNIWHLLGGLPILAGQSVLFLSGLFAGAWLGSRILVKWVVRC
- the gatA gene encoding Asp-tRNA(Asn)/Glu-tRNA(Gln) amidotransferase subunit GatA is translated as MELFELTIHELHDKLKKKEVSSVEATRALLARIDAVEPRVNAFITVTPEEALKNAEAADRRIAAGDMQLLTGIPIALKDIFLTKGVRTTCASRILDNFIPPYDATSVARLKAQGMVLVGKLNQDEFAMGSSTESSYYGKTHNPWNLECIPGGSSGGSAAAIAARQAIATLGTDTGGSIRQPASHCGCVGLKPTYGRVSRYGVIAYASSLDQVGPVTRDVTDCAIMLGAVAGFDPKDSTSVDLPVPDYSKALSNDVKGLKIGLPKEYFIAGLDPDVQKTMDAAIETYKGLGAQFVEISLPHTDYAVATYYLIATAEASSNLARYDGVRFGHRSSEAQGLIDMYRKSRSEGFGEEVKRRIMLGTYALSSGYYDAYYLKAQKVRTLIMQDFSRAFEEVDVILTPVAPTPAFRIGEKSADPLQMYLSDIFTIPVNLAGTCGMSIPAGFSKDGLPVGLQLVGRPFGEECILRAAYAFEQNTDWHERKASL
- the mtnA gene encoding S-methyl-5-thioribose-1-phosphate isomerase, whose amino-acid sequence is MSFRTIEWRDNKVVMIDQTRLPGEEVYNEYTDFQSVAEAIRGMIIRGAPAIGVAAAMGIALGAREIIADTHESFFRQLDNVCNVMARTRPTAVNLFWAIERMKRVAESHRDKDLNSIREILKAEAIRIEEEDLEICRAIGRNGAPLIKEGATILTHCNAGGLATAGYGTALGVIRAAHEAGKRIQVFADETRPWLQGARLTSWELMKDGIPVTLISDNMAGYFMRKGEIDVCVVGADRIAANGDTANKIGTYSVAVLAKENKIPFYVAAPVSTLDLSLKSGEDIPIEERHSREVTHLQGLPVAPEGVKVRNPAFDVTPARYIAGIITEKGVVRGDYEKELRALVGR
- the gatB gene encoding Asp-tRNA(Asn)/Glu-tRNA(Gln) amidotransferase subunit GatB gives rise to the protein MGESMKYQVVIGLEVHVQLLTNSKIFCGCSTRFGAEPNSQTCPVCLGMPGALPVLNKKVVEYAIRAGLATNCRIAPRSVFARKNYFYPDLPKGYQISQFELPICIDGHLDIEVEGGMKRIGITRIHMEEDAGKLVHADVPGVGDDSCVDLNRACTPLLEIVSEPDMRSADEAVAYLKKLHQIVVYLGISDGNMEEGSFRCDANVSVMPAGSDKFGTRTETKNVNSFKFVKQAIEYEIERQIEVIEEGGKIVQETRLFDPNTGSTRSMRGKEEAHDYRYFPDPDLVPLVIGNDWVEDARLSLPELPDAKRQRYTDELGLPVYDAEVLTATRELAGYFEACLALSPQPKPVANWVMGEVTRALNEENRSIADCPVTPPLLADLLRLIEKGTISGKIAKTVFDEMWRSGKAPEKIVEEKGLVQVSDTGAIEAIIDEVLAKEAGQVEEYRSGKDKLFGFFVGQVMRASKGKANPALVNEILLKKLNG
- the glnE gene encoding bifunctional [glutamate--ammonia ligase]-adenylyl-L-tyrosine phosphorylase/[glutamate--ammonia-ligase] adenylyltransferase, with protein sequence MNRNAEFAEELQAALALDPENGDRQLISCLESRGFGYGPRSAANLRLLAYIFPPESLRAIALAALATPLPDMALNNLERIGSVVPREELLAACGKKAMLARLINICGSSPFLTNIICRDPLYFRELFTRRQIDVGRSEAETLALLRSQLAPDADYQAILPFLRRFKFVEILRIAARDLNGLAALEEVTAELSGLAAATLQVAYEVARRQLVGEHGIPLMQTPSGEREADLVVIGMGKLGGRELNFSSDIDIIYFYSSDQGETSGIDDGQGWVRGKISLHAFFVKLAEMIGKAISQVTDDGFVFRVDLGLRPEGKSGDVATSIRSAEIYYESWGQSWERSAMLKARPVAGSLELGEQFLRVIEPFVYRKYLDYNLIEDIMGMKKKIDASLARSQEGEYNIKLGRGGIREIEFFIQALQLVYAGKNPALRVKNSLLALIALRDARIIPADDCAALSDAYRFLRFVEHRIQVVQERQSHSLPRKEDELRALARRCGYLRPNGPAKFTETLEAHRQRVSSIYGALFLSRDERLKEELQPEVYYFFDRKAAPDLIKDMLAERRFENVDAAYENLLLLRDGPPRAHLTERARRILENIAPLLLQEIFASPDPDMALTNLERFLCAVGSRSTFYALLAENREILKLMVSLFGMSEFLSKIFVSHPELLDSMVSRAYASFLKERDVMERELAVLLEQADDFEEKLDALRRFRHEEFLRIGMNDIYGKVGQTEIAMQLTHLAEVCLAAACRMGKSELSRFGRPTYRDEEGAVKEARFAILAMGKLGGNELNYHSDLDIIYIYDYQGYTDGEKQITNHEYFAKLAQKIILILTTQTREGYVYKIDTRLRPSGNAGPLVTSLESFRNYHREEAQIWERQALTRARVALGDEPLKGGIEEIVRHTVYGRSADDAVRKEIHRLRMRMETELAKESEGNYNIKTGRGGIVDIEFIVQFLQLKQGKEFPEIRSTNTLMALKAMKASRLLADADFSALQNGYKFLRRLENRLRIIHDYSINDLGGPMKYLNKLARRLGYDPKLKNPGEALMRDYEQVTFAVRQVYDRIFVAGEN
- a CDS encoding sulfurtransferase TusA family protein, which translates into the protein MSDDNQRVIELDLRGQICPSTLLRALKEMNGHRQELKSRSVKLVFKTDNRDSTITIPDSAVNMGYEASVTKEADYYRIVVESDK